A section of the Triticum dicoccoides isolate Atlit2015 ecotype Zavitan chromosome 7A, WEW_v2.0, whole genome shotgun sequence genome encodes:
- the LOC119328405 gene encoding uncharacterized protein LOC119328405, translating into MVHPEQSNDDNLMLDLRKYILVMAILAATVTYVAGLNPPGGVWLSSKDGYLIGNQILVVTDHPRYNAFFYSNGAAFMASVVVILLLLLVEQRENAEKGSSPRFIDKAITTRWWQNPKPLILLALRVVMALDMLALMVAYAAGASRGMVTTVFSSVLVSVVSIYAVFHMIKYIGAGKLEENAEASGEDKKLERARQIMMLFAIFAATITYTAGMSPPGGFWPDTQDSHRAGDPVLLDDHSRRFVAFFVCNTFAFITSLAAIMLLTTVTSKLEEGSYKKWCHHAPYVCVNVALLGLFVAYAIGSCRKTRSTVYLFSLVLPVLIYTVLQFMIQKFLEQIKRLLASCLIENNLRSCWGRNDNDHEKDNRLKKAHSLVLLLATLATTITYQAGMNPPGGFWPDNRDGHKGGDPVLVTTHARRYRVFFYCNSVALVTSVVVIVMVLSKHVTSSVVHKRHALEAAMILDLLSLMAAYAVGCCRDVTTSLHVIALAGAVLVYVVIHIVFFTLDPKVRPEEEMNKKRKLLLLLAILAATITYQAGLTPPGGFWGEDDGFGHRAGYPVLLSNYPRRYTTFFYCNATSFMASIAMIILLVNPNLYTPGINCYALYVCALAGLFGLVGAYVAGSSRHVRTSIIVVALVAVVFVFVILLLIVLKQNKDPKPTKSQVDEKGTEEKNIQEDGKGTEEKMIQEVEKGTEEKNIQEDEEGTEEKKIQEVEEGTEEKKIQEDEEGTEEKKIQEDEEGTEENKIQEVEKGTEEKKTQEEKKRTIKEKKEYTKGKYLMLVGILVASVTYQAGLTPPGGVWPDSSNGHTAGDSVLHDSNKHRYRFFFYSNSISFLASAIVILLLLLDKPLFSEKGLLRMKSKELLRVAQSSVVLALLGLLWAYASGCSREWETFGYIGALAFAVLLYIAIHVVLSCRDKKDESPAKQCNCKCICKAGGGALEGTKVGANNV; encoded by the exons ATGGTGCATCCAGAGCAAAGCAATGATGATAACCTCATGCtggacctgcgcaagtacatcctggTGATGGCCATCCTGGCGGCGACGGTGACCTATGTCGCTGGGCTCAACCCGCCTGGAGGAGTCTGGCTGAGCAGCAAGGACGGCTACCTCATCGGCAACCAGATTCTTGTGGTGACGGACCACCCCCGGTACAACGCCTTCTTCTACAGCAACGGGGCCGCATTCATGGCGTCGGTCGTGgtaatcctcctcctcctcctcgtggaGCAGAGGGAGAATGCCGAAAAAGGCTCctcgccccgctttatagataaagcaataACCACGCGGTGGTGGCAGAATCCCAAGCCGCTCATCCTCCTCGCGCTGAGGGTGGTCATGGCGCTGGACATGCTCGCGCTCATGGTGGCATACGCTGCAGGGGCCAGCCGTGGAATGGTCACAACTGTCTTCTCCTCCGTGCTGGTATCTGTTGTCTCCATCTATGCTGTGTTTCATATGATCAAGTATATCGGCGCAGGAAAACTGGAAGAAAATGCTGAAGCCAGTGGCGAGGATAAAAAACTTGAGCGGGCACGTCAGATTATGATGTTGTTTGCAATTTTTGCGGCAACAATAACCTACACGGCGGGGATGAGCCCCCCAGGTGGCTTCTGGCCGGATACCCAGGAcagccaccgtgccggtgacccggtCCTGCTAGATGACCACTCACGCCGGTTTGTGGCCTTCTTCGTCTGCAACACCTTTGCATTCATCACATCCCTAGCTGCCATCATGCTACTTACAACCGTCACCAGCAAGCTCGAGGAGGGCTCTTACAAGAAGTGGTGCCACCATGCGCCATACGTGTGCGTAAACGTGGCATTGCTTGGCCTTTTCGTGGCCTACGCCATTGGGAGCTGCAGGAAGACTCGCTCTACCGTCTACTTATTCAGTCTGGTTCTCCCGGTTCTCATATACACCGTTCTCCAGTTCATGATCCAGAAATTCCTGGAGCAAATAAAAAG ACTTCTAGCATCATGTTTGATCGAGAACAATCTAAGATCATGCTGGGGCAGGAATGACAATGACCATGAGAAAGACAACCGGCTGAAGAAGGCCCATTCTCTCGTACTGCTACTTGCAACCCTTGCCACGACCATCACCTACCAAGCGGGGATGAACCCACCGGGTGGCTTCTGGCCCGACAACCGTGACGGGCACAAGGGAGGTGACCCGGTACTTGTAACCACGCATGCTAGACGCTACAGGGTGTTCTTCTACTGCAACTCGGTCGCCCTTGTGACTTCCGTAGTTGTCATCGTCATGGTCCTGAGCAAGCATGTGACATCAAGCGTCGTCCACAAGCGACACGCCCTGGAGGCTGCCATGATACTAGACCTGCTCAGCCTCATGGCTGCGTATGCAGTCGGCTGTTGCCGGGATGTAACCACCTCCCTCCACGTCATCGCTCTGGCTGGTGCAGTATTGGTCTACGTGGTGATCCACATCGTCTTCTTCACGCTAGATCCTAAGGTCAGGCCGGAGGAGGAGATGAACAAGAAAcgcaagctgctgctgctgctagccATCTTGGCCGCAACCATCACTTACCAAGCTGGGTTGACCCCACCTGGCGGCTTTTGGGGTGAGGACGACGGGTTTGGTCATAGAGCAGGTTATCCTGTCCTCTTGAGTAACTACCCTCGCCGTTACACAACGTTCTTCTACTGCAACGCCACGAGCTTTATGGCATCCATAGCCATGATCATCCTCCTTGTGAATCCGAACCTGTACACACCCGGCATAAATTGTTATGCACTCTATGTGTGTGCTCTGGCGGGCTTATTTGGCCTCGTGGGTGCCTATGTCGCAGGAAGCTCCCGGCATGTGCGGACATCCATCATTGTGGTTGCATTGGTTGCTGTGGTGTTCGTGTTTGTCATCTTACTGCTTATAGTGCTGAAGCAGAATAAAGATCCCAAGCCTACAAAGAGCCAGGTAGATGAAAAGGGCACAGAAGAAAAAAATATCCAGGAAGATGGAAAGGGTACAGAGGAAAAAATGATCCAGGAAGTTGAAAAGGGTACAGAAGAAAAAAATATCCAGGAAGATGAAGAGGGTACAGAAGAAAAAAAGATCCAGGAAGTTGAAGAGGGTACAGAAGAAAAAAAGATCCAGGAAGATGAAGAGGGTACAGAAGAAAAAAAGATCCAGGAAGATGAAGAGGGTACAGAAGAAAACAAGATCCAGGAAGTTGAAAAAGGTACAGAAGAAAAAAAGACTCAGGAAGAAAAAAAGCGTACtattaaagaaaaaaaagaatacacCAAGGGAAAGTATTTGATGCTGGTGGGCATCTTAGTGGCGAGTGTCACCTATCAGGCCGGCCTTACTCCACCCGGCGGAGTGTGGCCGGACAGCAGCAATGGGCACACGGCTGGCGACTCGGTCCTGCATGACAGCAACAAGCACCGGTACCGTTTTTTTTTCTACAGCAACTCCATTTCCTTCCTAGCGTCGGCCATCGTCATCCTCCTACTCCTGCTGGACAAGCCACTGTTTTCGGAGAAGGGACTCCTACGCATGAAGAGCAAGGAGCTGCTCCGAGTAGCGCAGTCTTCGGTTGTGCTGGCCTTGCTTGGCCTCCTTTGGGCATATGCCTCTGGCTGCAGCCGCGAGTGGGAGACATTTGGTTACATTGGCGCACTTGCCTTTGCCGTGCTGCTCTACATTGCCATCCATGTGGTACTATCGTGCCGTGACAAGAAAGACGAGTCTCCTGCCAAGCAATGCAATTGCAAATGCATATGTAAAGCCGGTGGAGGAGCACTGGAGGGAACTAAAGTTGGGGCTAACAATGTTTAG